The segment CTTTCCACCCTGGCAGCAGATGCTGTCTGGGACTCCATCTCCTTGGGCGCACAGCCTCCCCAAGCCCCCAAACAGATCAGCAGAATCGCCCAGATCAACCCTTGGCACTTGTGTAAGAGAGCTTTCACCTGAAATCTTCCCCTCCCACTGAGCCTAAATTGGGTTCTTAACACGGCTACCATGGATCTGTCAATGACAGAGATCCGCCTTTTGCCCTTGGCAAATCGGCTTGTGAACTTTACTGAACCACCAATGACCCATACCTAAATCACTCTTGCCATCCAGATGTGGGCTCGAAGATGATCCTCCCAGGCAATGGCAAGACTAAGAAGTTCCCAGCCCTGCAACTGGCTCACCTTGATCATGGATGGATTTGGGCCTGGCCCTTCAGGATCAGTAAGTGATGCCAGCTGACTTCAGCATATCCTGGAGTACACCTATTTGTTCTGGAATGCATCATGATTTCCCCATGGGATCCTAGGCCCGGAAATGGCAAAGGCACCAGGGGTTTGGGCAGTAGCTCCCAGGGTCACCCATCCTGGGAAACAATTTGGATTAAAAAAGAAATCTTCTCGTGTGAACGTTCAACAGGAGCCCCAGAGCCATCATGGAGGTAACCAAGGAGGAACCCCCATAGCTTATGAATGGAAGGGCTATTCCCACCACCGGTAGCAACCCTAGGGTCATGGCCACATTCATGAACACTGGCCAGAAAAAGAAGGCCACCACTCCCAGGGCTATGAGCCGGGCCACGGGGTCTGTTGCCCTGGAGGCCACGCTCAAACAGTAGAAAATCAAAAGCAGAAAAGCCCCCAGCAACAGTACGCAACCCACAAACCCCCACTCTTCTGCCCAGACCGAAAAGGCAAAATCCGTATGATGCTCTGGTAAAAAATGTAACTGGCTCTGCGTCCCTTGGAGGTAGCCCTTCCCCAACAACCCACCCGAGCCCACAGCTATCTTGGACTGAGTCACGTGGTAGCCGGCACCCAGGGGATCCTGCTGAGGGTTTAAGTAAATGATAATTCTCTTTTTTTGGTAATCTGCCAACATCCTCCAGCCCATGGGAAGGCAAAGTAAACCCACACCCACCACCTTAAGCAATGATCTGATTCTTAGCCCTGCCATTATCATCATGCTCACCGATATGAGCATCACCAGAATCGTGCTGCCCAAGTCCGGCTCCAAGACCACAAGCAGGGCCACCAGCGCAACGGCGGCAGAAGGCTTCATCACGTCTCTCAAGGTGTAGTAGCCTTGAACAGGTTGATTGGCTTGGAAATGGCGAGCTATTGCCAGAAGAAGGGCCCACTTGGCAAGCTCTGATGGCTGAATTGCTATGGGTCCTAAGTTAAGCCATCTTTGAGAACCTGAGGTCACCTTTCCTATCACCAAGACCGCCACAAGCAAAACCACACAAACCCCATAAATTATCCATGCGTAATCCAGCCACCTGCGGTAATCAATCACAGTGACCAATGCCCCCAGCACCATGCCAATTCCAAAAAAGATCCCCTGCCTCATGTAGATGGGCAATCTGGACCAGGTCTCCGCCCCAGCAGCAGCGCTGTACAGGCTCACGATCCCCACTGAACCCAAGAAGGTCACAAGCACCAACAAAGGCCAAGCATCTCTTAGAAACCTGTTAGTTCTAAGAACTTCCCCGCCCATCTCCAGACCTCTTCATATCCAAGAACGCCTGAATCACCCTTTGGGCTATGGGTGCTGCCTCCATCCCACCCAACCCCCCGTGTTCGACCACAACCACAACCGCGATCTTAGGCTCCTCCACAGGGGCGAAGCATACGAACCAGGCATGATCCCTGTGCCTGTAGGGCACAGCCACCTTTCGCTCCCTCATTCTTTCGCTCATGCGCACCACCTGGGCTGTTCCGGTCTTGCCCGCCACATCGACTCCGGGAACCTTAGCCCTTTGCCCAGTTCCCCTGGGGTCCTGTACGACCCCTCTTAGGGCCTCTTTGAGAAGCCGCAGTGTGGATGAGCTGGCCGGAACTCGCCCTTGGGAACGGGGTTCCAGAGAAGCCAAAACTCGTCCGTCAGGACCCACCACTCTCTCTACGATCTGGGGGATCATCACCTCCCCTCCGTTTGCCACTGCGCTGATCATCACGAACTGTTGAATGGGGGTGACCAGATCATATCCCTGTCCAATGGCTGCCACAACGGTCTCTCCGGCATGCCATGGTGTTCCGAATCTTTTTTTCTTCCAGGCGCTTGTAGGAATCAGGCCTGGTTTTTCCTGATCCGGATCAAACCCTGTGGGGGATCCCAGCCCAAACCCCTTGGCGTACCTGGCCAGACGATCCACCCCCAGGAGGTGACCCAAGTGGTAAAAATAAACGTCACAGGATTGAATGAGTGCCTCTCTGAACCTTATCCATCCATGGCCTTCTTTTTTCATACACCGGTAATCCCGGTTGCCCACTGTGTAATGGCCCGGACAATATATGGGAGTATCTTTGGTTATGATCCCTTCTTCCAAGGCCGCCACAGCTGTAACGATCTTGTACGTGGACCCTGGAGGATATTGAGCCATGAGAGCTCGGTTGGTCAAAGGGTGATCCCTTGACTCGGTCAGGCTCTTCCAGGTTTCAGCAGAGATACCCTCTGAAAATAGATTGGGATCAAAAGACGGATGAGAGACCATCGCAAGAATGGCTCCTGTCTTTGGATCTCCTGCCACCACAGCACCCGTCCTGTCCCCCAAAGCCTCCTCTGCCACCTCCTGCAGACGCATGTCCAGGGTCAAGACCACATCCGCTCCTGGTTCAAAGGAGACTTCCTGAAGGACTCCCAGGTGACGCCCCTTGGCATCCACCTCTACCTGAATCCCGCCGTCTCTTCCCCTTAGATAAGGCTCCAGGGTTTTCTCCACCCCGGAACGTCCCACCCGGTCTCCTACCCTATAGCCCTTCCCCCTCCAGGCTTTAAGGAGTTCTTCAGGTATTTCACCCACATAGCCCAACACATGGGCCGCTTTTCGGCCTTCAGGGTAATGACGCCTGGGTTCCACCTCCACCCAGATTCCCGGCAGATCCAGCCTGTTTGTCTCCACCCAGGCAACTTCCTCCCATCGAAGGCCTTCCCTGAGCACCATAGAGCGAAAGGGGTTCTTTTTGCGGGCCTGCTTCACCAAAGAGACTGCATTGTGGCTGTCCAGTTGGACTCCCCTGGCAAGCCTCTCCATGACGGAAGAGGGATCCTCCACCTCGGCCGGCACAACCATCAGATTAAAAGAAGCCCTGTTATCGGCAATTACCTGGCCGTTCTTGTCCATCACTATTCCACGTGGAAACGGAATTTTTCTGAGCCTGATTCGGTTTTTTTCGGACAGCCTCTCGAAGGTCTCCCCTTCCAGGATCTGAAGCTGCCAAAGGCGAAGAAAAAGAACCAGGAACACTCCAATGATCACGATCGTGGCCCACTGTATATGCTTTCTTGAAGGAGGCAGTTTTTCTTGCTGATCCTCCTCCCATTTAAGACTCTTCATGGCCTTGCACCCGTTTAGCTTGCCTTGGTCACGATTAACCAATGGGCTGGATTACTACACAATATCAGAGGACCAATTGATCTGTGCTCCAATGCACTTGGGTTTTCCCTCTCGGATTCGCCAGGCTTTAAACCCAAGAATCGCCTAATTCAGGCCTGGGGGGCCAGCCCCCAGCCTCACAGGCGTCAAAGAGTAATATGAATTTGTCTAAGATCTTCTGTGTCGGTTCTTTCCAAAGCTGGTCCTAATAAACTCATGGGTAGTACCGCACAGCCAAACTATGCCCGGGCCCAAAGTTCCCAGTACACCTGCCTGGAGCAGCAGTTGCGTGGGATGTACATCTTCCAACCAAGGCCCTCCTTCCACCAAAGCCCCTATGCTCAACAATAGAAGGCCATGAAAAAAACCAAAAGGACCAGCCATCAAACCCAATGCCCATGATCCTCTCAGCAACAAGCCCCGACGCATCCAATGCCCGGCAAGACAAAGCAGGAGCATTACCAAAGGACCGACTCCCTTGGCGCCTCCACCATATAGATCAGAGGCGTATCCTAGGAAAAAGGCCAGGATCAATCCCTGAATCCGCTCCAGGCGAAAGGAAGCAAACAAGACCAAGGGTAACACCAAAGGGGCTCTGAGGAAAGAAAGGCCCAGGTATCTGAAAGCAGTAGTTTGCAGGGCCAACAAGATCAGACCTACAAGAAAAAGGGCCACTACGTTCATCGGGCACCTTTCTTGACCTGTCCTGTCTGAGGTTTCTCCCCGGCCTCGCTGGGCATCTCCTGGGGTTCTTTCTTCAGAATCACCATTACCTCCTCCAAACGTTGAAAGTCTACCTTGGGAGACACCTCCACCCTCTGGAAAAGGCCGTGTCCCTCCTTCCACACCTCGGCCACATTTCCCACTAACAATCCCTTGGGATATATTCCCCCCAGCCCTGAAGTTATGACCCTCTCACCTTTCTGCACGGTTTCGCTTCTGGGCACATACTTGAGCAGGCAGACATCCTGCCGGCCTACCCCCTCCAGAACAGCCCTTGTGCGACTCTCCTGCAAGAGCACGTCAACTGCACTGTTTCTGTCTGTTATCAGCAAGACCTTGGCTGTGCGATGAGCTGCTTCCACCACATGGCCCACCAGACCCTCCCTGGCCACCACCGGCATTGACCGCTCCACACCATCTTTGGTACCTCTGTCAATCAGCAAAGTGTGGAACCACCCACTGGAATCCTCCCCTATGACCCTGGAGACCACGCTTGGCAATTTCATGGAACTCTGGAAATTCAGAAGGTTCTCCAGTCTTTCTTTGGAGGCCCTAATTTCCCGGCATTCGGCCATTTCTTGTTCAAGCTCCTGGATCCTGGCCACAAGGCGTCGGTTTTCCTTTTGAGCATGCACCAGCGCCAGATAATCCTCCCAGATGGAGCGCAGTCCCGACAAAACATGTGCCAGCCCAGACTGAACGGGCCGAACCAGTGCATATATTGCTCTCTCAAACAGACTCAGGCTGCCCGGGTCACGGCGATGAGAAGAGATGATGGCCAAGGCCGTCACCATCAGGGCCAGGGTTACCCACAGGGTAGGGTGTTTTCTCCACCACATCTGGTTGCCTGCCGGCTGCGGCGAACTGAGGGGTCATTCACGCGAGAGAACTTCCCGATACAGACGCAAGTCGTCCAGTGCTTTGCCAGAGCCCAAAACCACTGTAGTGAGGGGATTGTCCGCCACGGTAACCGGTAGCTCGGTTTCCTCCCTCAACAAAACATCCAGATTTTTCAGCTGAGCCCCGCCCCCTGTGAGAACTATGCCTCGGTCCACTATGTCTGCAGCCAGCTCTGGAGGCGTCTGCTCCAACACAACCTTCACGGTTTCCACAATGGCGTTGAGAGGTTCAGCTATGGCCATTCGGATTTCCTCGGACCCTATGGTGAGGGTCTTGGGGATTCCGGCTACCAGATCCCTTCCTTTCACCTCGATAGTGGTTTCTTGCTCAAGGGGATAAGCAGAGGCAATGGTCATCTTAATGGCCTCGGAAGTGCTCTCTCCTATCAAAAGGTTGTACTTGCGTTTGATATATTGTATGATGGCTTGATCCATTTTGTCCCCTGCCACCCTTACGGATCTGGCAAAGACGATCCCTGACAGAGAGATCACGGCCACTTCTGTTGTGCCCCCTCCCATGTCCACAATCATGTTACAGGTGGGTTCTGTTATGGGAAGTCCTGCTCCAATGGCCGCAGCAATGGGCTCCTCGATCACATAGACTTCACGTGCCCCTGCTGATTGGGCAGACTCCCTCACCGCCCTTTTCTCCACCTGTGTGCAACCCGAAGGCACGCAAATTATTATCCTGGGCCTCACCAGACTGCTTCTGTTGTGAACCTTGGTTATGAAGTGCCGGAGCATTATCTCCGTGACCTCAAAGTCCGCAATTACCCCGTCCTTCATGGGTCTTATTGCTTCTATCTCCTCTGGTGTCCTACCGAGCATTTTCTTGGCTTCTTCACCCACTGCCACAACACGACGCACGCCCCTTACGTCCCTGCGCACTGCCACAACAGAGGGTTCGATGAGCACTATGCCCTTCCCCTTGACATAGACCTTGGTGTTTGCAGTGCCAAGGTCAATGGCCATGTCATTGGAAAAAAGGCCGAAGATGAAATCCAACATTCTCTCTTTCCTTTGAGCAAATGAGATGTTGCGGGTGGAATGACCCGCCTTGACCCTTTCCGGAACCGGCACAGAATAACAGAGATCTTGATTCCATTCAAGGATCCAACTGGGGCCACCCTGAAGGCTTGCCAGGGGGCCACAGGCTATGGTATTACCAGAGCGCATTCGGAGACATTGTATGGGGGGTGTGTGGAGTGGAACCAAGGACTTTACCCGAGTTATTTCTTGCGGCTGTTGACAGATGGGGAGACCGGGTGGCCCTCCGCAAGAAAGAGCTGGGCCTGTGGAGGGACATCTCCTGGAACCAATATGCCCAACGGGTTCGCCAGGTGGCATGTGGACTAGCGGCTCTGGGGTTGGGGAAGGGGGAATGTGCGGCTGTCATCGGGGAGAACTGCCCTGAGTGGGTGTTTTCAGATCTGGGAATAATCTGTGCTGGTGGGATAACTGTAGGCATCTACACCACCAATGCTGCGGCCCAATGCGAATACATAGTGCAGAATTGCGAGGCACGATTCTACTTTGCAGAAAATGAGGAACAATTGGACAAGGTCCTCTCCTTCAGGGAAAGGACCCCCTTTCTGAAAAAGATAATCGTCTGGGATATGGAAGGGCTTCACCACTTCAGGGATCCCATGGTCATAAGTTTTCAAGAGCTCCTGGATTTGGGAAAAAAGGCAGATGCTGATGATCCAGAGCTTTTCATGAATCGGGTGCGATCAATAGAGCCTGATGACCTAGCTGTGCTGATTTATACTTCAGGCACCACAGGCCCACCCAAAGGGGCCATGTTGACCCACCGTAATTTGGTGTGGATGAGCCAGGCAATGCCCGCGGCCAATCCCATTTCTGAAAAGGACGAATTTCTCTCCTTTCTGCCCCTGTGCCACATCTTCGAACAGCTTTTCACGGTGCTGGGAAATATAAGATTTGGGGCCGTGGTGAACTTCATTGAAAACACAGATACCGTCACGGACAACATGAGGGAGGTTTCCCCCACAGTAGCCTATGCTGTTCCCAGAATCTGGGAAAAATATTATTCCACTGTGATGATACGCATGTCTGATGCCACTTGGTTCAAGAGACAGGCTTTTAAAGCGGCCATGGGTATTGGCCTGAAGCATGCCCGTTTGAAGCTCTCGTACAAGGACATACCCCTGTCTCTGAGGCTAGCTTACAGACTTGCCTATCTGGCCGTTTTCAGGAAGTTGAAGGAAAGGCTGGGTTTTGATCGGGTTCGGGTGGCCTTCAGTGGAGCTGCTCCCATTTCGCCTGACATCTTGGTCTTTTTCCACGCCTTGGGAGTCCCCCTCAGGGAGGGATACGGTCAGACCGAGGGCACAGGGGTGACCACTGTGGCCCATGGCGACAAGATCAAGTTAGGCACAGTGGGGCAGCCACTGCCCGGCTGTGAGGTCAAGTTGGCTCCTGATGGGGAAATACTGGTGAAAAGCCCGGGGGTCTTTAAGGGCTATTATAAGAATCCCGAGGCCACTGAAGAGACGCTCAGAGATGGATGGCTCCACTCGGGCGATGTGGGAGAAATAGACGAGAACGGTTTCCTGAGGATAACCGATAGGAAAAAAGACTTGATCATAACTGCAGGAGGCAAGAACATAGCGCCTCAATACATAGAGAACCAGCTCAAGTTCAGTCCATACATAAATGATGCGGTGGTCATAGGAGACCGAAGGAAATATCTGACATGTCTCATTGTCATAGATGAAGAAAATGTCGTTAAGTATGCACAAGACCACAAGATACCATTTACCACTTACGAGAGTCTGACCCGCAACGAGGAGATCATAAATCTCATACAGGGTGAGGTGGATAAGGTCAACAACGGGCTCTCCCGCGTGGAACAAATCAAGAAGTTCACCATCTTGCCCAAAAAGCTTTACGAGGAGGACGGGGAGGTGACCCCAACAATGAAGGTAAAACGAAGATACATAAACGAGGCTTTCAAGGACTTGATCGAAGCCATGTATCGGGGAGGCTGAGTTGGGTTACCTCCACCTCTTTTTCCTTTTCCAGCGCTGATAACCCTTTGCGGACTGCTCTGAGCGGATCCCGAGGTAGAATTCCCTGACGTCTTGGTCCTGCATGAGCACATCAGGGGTGTTGGCCAAGACGATTCGTCCGTTTTCCAGCACAAAGCCGAAATGTGCGATGCGTAAGGCCATGCGGGCATTCTGCTCTACCAGCAGGATGGTTATACCCTCCTGGTTCAGTTCCTGAATTATGCGAAAGATCTCCCTGACAAGTATGGGTGATAGCCCCAAGGAGGGTTCATCCAGCATGAGGAGTTTGGGTCTTGCCATCAGGGCCCTGCCTATGGCCAGCATCTGTTGTTCCCCTCCGCTCAAGGTACCTGCCCATTGGGTTCTCCTTGAGGCCAGTATGGGAAAGTGATGAAGAACTCTCTGATAATCTTCCTTGATCTGGGCCCTGTCCGTGCGGCTGTATGCTCCCATGCGCAGGTTTTCATCTACGGAGAGTTCAGGGAACACCTCTCTTCCCTCTGGCACATAAGAAATGCCCATGCGCACTATCCGTTCCGCATCCTTGCCGTCTATGCGCTTGCCTGCAAACTCAATGGTGCCCTTATCTGGTTGGTCTTCCAGAAGTCCCATGATGGTCTTGAGAATCGTGGTCTTCCCGGCCCCGTTGGGTCCGAGAATGGCTGCTATTTGGGCCTCCCGCACCTCCATGGATACTCCTCGTATGGCCAGGATAGGCCCGTAATAGGTCTCTATGTTTTTAACCTTCAGCATGAGGCTCTTCCTCTCCCAAATAGGCCTTGAGCACCTCCGGATCTTTTTGTATCTCTTCAGGCTTCCCCTCTGCTATGACCCTGCCGTAATTCAAAGCCAGGATCCTGTCAGAGATGTCCATTATGAGATTCATGTCATGTTCTACCAGCAAAATGGTGACCCCATAGAGATCCCTCACGTCCCGGATCCAGAACATGAGATCCCCTTTCTCCTCCACATTCATCCCAGCTGAAGGCTCGTCCAACAGCAAGAGCTTGGGCTCCATGGCCAATGCCCTTGCCAGCTCAACACGTTTCTGTATTCCGTAGGGCAGGCTGGCTACAGGCCTGTTCCTGGCAGACTGGAGATCCAGAAAATCTATGATCCTCTCCACGTAGGCCCTGTGAGCCACCTCCTCCCGTGCAGCTCTGGACCCCCTCCAAAGCATGGTTGCTCCGGCCCATACCCCTGTTTTCATATGCACGTGACGTCCCAGCATCAGATTGTCCAGGGTCGACATATGGGAGAAAAGCTCTATGTTTTGAAAAGTGCGGGCTATCCCAAGCCTGGCTATCCGATGGGGGCTCAGACCCGTGATGTCCTCTGCGGCCAGGGTTATCTTTCCGGAATCAGGTTTGTAAAGGCCGCTGATGCAGTTGAAGATCGTGGTCTTGCCGGCTCCATTGGGGCCTATTATGGAAAATATGGAGCCTTCCTCCACCGAGAAGCTCACCCTATCCAGAGCTCTTACACCGCCGAAAGACAGCGTCAACTTTTCTACTTGCAGATAGGACATTTCGCTACCGCCATGCTGGTGAGGAGGACCAGGCGCCCTCCTCACCAGTTTCTGATTTACTTGCTTATGGTGATCCAGTCAGTGAGCAACTCCAGGTTTCCGTCGTCTTTCACCTTGGCTATTTTTATGCTCTTGGCTCCCAGGTGATCCGTGGAGGTATAGGTAAGGGGAGGACCTATGCCCTTCCACTCCTTGAGGGTTTCTAAGGCAGATATCAAACCTTCCGTGGTCAAGTTCCTGCCAGCCCTCTTGAGACCTTCCACCAGCGGCTCTGCCCATATGATTCCGGCGTAATAAAAAGTACCCCAACGCTCTTTGGGAGCGTATTTCTGCCAGGCCTGTCTGTACTTGACCATCAGAGGATGATCGGAATCAGGAAGTTCACCAAAGCTTGCGACTATGACCCCCTTCCAAAGCCCCTTTGTCACCTCGTACATGAGAGGCGCATCTGAAAGGGTACTGCTGGATATCCACTGGGGGGCAAAACCTATCTTGGCAGCCTCTCCCAATATGATGGCAGCATGCTTGGGAAGCAGATACATTATTACCGTGTCAGCCCCAGATTCTTTTAGCTTGAGAGCATGGGAGCTCAGATCAGTATCAGGCACTTCCACCGAGACTTTGGCAGCCAGCTCCATGCCTTTTTCCTTCATGTATTTTTCAACGCCTTCCAGGCCGTCTTTGCCATAATCGTCATTTTGGTAAAAAACAGCAATTTTCTTCTTACCCATCTTTTCTACGGCAAACTGTGTGAGTAAGTAAGCTTCGTCCACGTACAGAGGATAGACAGCAAATATGTACTTCTGAAATGGTCTTGACCAATGTTTGTTCCCAGTAGATGGAGAAACCCACACAACCTTGTTCTCGCTCAGGTCGTCCCTCACAGCCATCCCCGGGGCGGTTCCCACGCCCCCCACCACTGCAAAGACCCCGATCTGATTTATAAATTCCTTGCCTATGGCCTTTGTTTTGGCCGGATTGTAAGCGTCGTCACGAAGATAGTACTCTATCTTGCGACCGTGTATTCCTCCCTCATCATTGATGAGTTTGAAATAAAGATCAGTTCCCCTGGCCACGGCTCCCCAGGCAGCCGCAGGGCCTGTCTGGGGTCCCCACTGCCCTATCTTGATTGCCTTGTCCGTGACCCCTCTTACCTTCTCGGCAGCCCCAGCCAAACCAACCATCCAGCAAACTACCAGTAGAATCCCACAAATCATGATCATTTTGCGTCTCATGCCGGTGCCCCTCCCTTCCACTGTGGATTCAAAAACCTCTCAGGCAAAAAGCTTCCAGCTGTCTTTGGTGACCTAGGCCAGTGTTCCACCTCCTTTCAGCCTCGCAGAGCTCAAACCTTCTTGACATAGTGACGGGCCAGAAGACCGCTTGGCCTCACACACAGCACCAAAACGATGATGGCAAAAGCCACCACAGACTTAAACTCCAATGACACGTAGCCTCCAAAGAGGTTCTCTATTATCCCCACCATCTCGGCTCCCAGAACTGCACCCGGCAGGCTGGTCATGCCTCCCATCACTGCTCCGGCAAAGGCCTTCATCATGGGATCCATCATCATGTTTACGTCCAAGGGATAGGTGGAAGCAATCAAGATCCCAGCCACTGTGCCTATGAGAGAGCTCAGGGCCCAGGTAAAGGAGAGTATCCTCTTGGTTCTTATCCCCATGATCCTGGCAGCCATCTGATTCTGTTGTGTGGCTTTCATGGCCACTCCCAGCTTGGTATACCTGAAAAACACAAAAAGAAGCCCCATGATCAACAGGGCTATGAAAAAAATCCAGACACTGATTTTGCTCACAGCCACTGTGCCTAACTGGTACACCTCTATGTTGGAAATGGGAAAGGGAAGGGCCCTTTGATCAGGCCCCCATTTCCAGCCGGCCAGTCCGTAAAGAATCATCTCAAAACCCAAGGTTATCACTATTAGGCCCAACACCGTGGGGTCCTTGGCCGGTCTCAGGAACAAAAACTCCACCGCGATGCCCAGCGCCATAGCAAAGCCAAGGGTGATCACCACTGCCCACCCAAAGGGCACAGCTTGTTCTGTCAGCAGGTTGAAGGCCACAAAGGTGGAAAGCATGGCCATCTCCCCCTGGGCAAAGTTCAAGACCTCGGAGGTCTTATATATGATGACCATGGCCAAGGCTATGAGTGCGTAGCAAGCCCCTATGGCCAGTCCGCCAACTATTAACTGGGACAACATCTTCACTCGCCTCCGCTATGACCTGTCTGGTATTTTCAAAAAGGCCAGGTGCGCCAATAACGTTTGGTCCTAATCCAAAAACCGTACATTCCCAGAGGCTCGAACATCACTATCAAGACCATGATCAAGCCAATGATGATGTTCTGGAGGTTGGCCATTCCTCCTACGTTGAACCATCGCTCCGATATCTCCACTATCCATGGTCCCACCAGCCACATGTCCTGGACCGAGGAGAGCCGTATCTGCAGGTACGTCAGAAGCATGGCCCCAGCAATGGATCCTGGGATGGATCCCAATCCACCCACCACCACCATGCCTAAAAACACGATGGAGAGCATTAGGTTGAAGTTCTCTGGGGAAATAAACCCCAAGACAAAAGCCATGAGCCCTCCTGCAACACCTGTGTAAAAGGCACTTATGGCAAAGGCAAGGGTCTTGTAATAGGTCAGATTCACGCCCATTGTCTGAGCAGCTATGTCACTGTCTCGAATTGCCACAAGGGCCCTTCCCACCCGGCTGTTCACCAGGTTGCGCGCCCCTACGGTCATCACCACCGTAATGCCCATGATCAGGTAGTAGAGCTCCGTATCAGAACTGAGCTCCAAACCCAGGATCTTCAGTTTGGGAATGTCCAAGCCCATGCGGCCGCCCAGGAAGGACCAGTGTCCCACAAACTGGGTCACAGCCATTCCAAAGCCCATGGTGGCTATGGTCAGATAAGGACCCTCCAGTCTCAGTGCTGGCAGTCCTACCAGGAATCCGAAACCGGCTGAGATGAAAGCCCCTGCAGGCAAAGCCACCAGGAAGGACACGCTGTA is part of the bacterium genome and harbors:
- the rodA gene encoding rod shape-determining protein RodA, whose protein sequence is MGGEVLRTNRFLRDAWPLLVLVTFLGSVGIVSLYSAAAGAETWSRLPIYMRQGIFFGIGMVLGALVTVIDYRRWLDYAWIIYGVCVVLLVAVLVIGKVTSGSQRWLNLGPIAIQPSELAKWALLLAIARHFQANQPVQGYYTLRDVMKPSAAVALVALLVVLEPDLGSTILVMLISVSMMIMAGLRIRSLLKVVGVGLLCLPMGWRMLADYQKKRIIIYLNPQQDPLGAGYHVTQSKIAVGSGGLLGKGYLQGTQSQLHFLPEHHTDFAFSVWAEEWGFVGCVLLLGAFLLLIFYCLSVASRATDPVARLIALGVVAFFFWPVFMNVAMTLGLLPVVGIALPFISYGGSSLVTSMMALGLLLNVHTRRFLF
- a CDS encoding AMP-binding protein — its product is MEPRTLPELFLAAVDRWGDRVALRKKELGLWRDISWNQYAQRVRQVACGLAALGLGKGECAAVIGENCPEWVFSDLGIICAGGITVGIYTTNAAAQCEYIVQNCEARFYFAENEEQLDKVLSFRERTPFLKKIIVWDMEGLHHFRDPMVISFQELLDLGKKADADDPELFMNRVRSIEPDDLAVLIYTSGTTGPPKGAMLTHRNLVWMSQAMPAANPISEKDEFLSFLPLCHIFEQLFTVLGNIRFGAVVNFIENTDTVTDNMREVSPTVAYAVPRIWEKYYSTVMIRMSDATWFKRQAFKAAMGIGLKHARLKLSYKDIPLSLRLAYRLAYLAVFRKLKERLGFDRVRVAFSGAAPISPDILVFFHALGVPLREGYGQTEGTGVTTVAHGDKIKLGTVGQPLPGCEVKLAPDGEILVKSPGVFKGYYKNPEATEETLRDGWLHSGDVGEIDENGFLRITDRKKDLIITAGGKNIAPQYIENQLKFSPYINDAVVIGDRRKYLTCLIVIDEENVVKYAQDHKIPFTTYESLTRNEEIINLIQGEVDKVNNGLSRVEQIKKFTILPKKLYEEDGEVTPTMKVKRRYINEAFKDLIEAMYRGG
- the mreC gene encoding rod shape-determining protein MreC encodes the protein MWWRKHPTLWVTLALMVTALAIISSHRRDPGSLSLFERAIYALVRPVQSGLAHVLSGLRSIWEDYLALVHAQKENRRLVARIQELEQEMAECREIRASKERLENLLNFQSSMKLPSVVSRVIGEDSSGWFHTLLIDRGTKDGVERSMPVVAREGLVGHVVEAAHRTAKVLLITDRNSAVDVLLQESRTRAVLEGVGRQDVCLLKYVPRSETVQKGERVITSGLGGIYPKGLLVGNVAEVWKEGHGLFQRVEVSPKVDFQRLEEVMVILKKEPQEMPSEAGEKPQTGQVKKGAR
- a CDS encoding ABC transporter ATP-binding protein; the protein is MSYLQVEKLTLSFGGVRALDRVSFSVEEGSIFSIIGPNGAGKTTIFNCISGLYKPDSGKITLAAEDITGLSPHRIARLGIARTFQNIELFSHMSTLDNLMLGRHVHMKTGVWAGATMLWRGSRAAREEVAHRAYVERIIDFLDLQSARNRPVASLPYGIQKRVELARALAMEPKLLLLDEPSAGMNVEEKGDLMFWIRDVRDLYGVTILLVEHDMNLIMDISDRILALNYGRVIAEGKPEEIQKDPEVLKAYLGEEEPHAEG
- the mrdA gene encoding penicillin-binding protein 2, which encodes MKSLKWEEDQQEKLPPSRKHIQWATIVIIGVFLVLFLRLWQLQILEGETFERLSEKNRIRLRKIPFPRGIVMDKNGQVIADNRASFNLMVVPAEVEDPSSVMERLARGVQLDSHNAVSLVKQARKKNPFRSMVLREGLRWEEVAWVETNRLDLPGIWVEVEPRRHYPEGRKAAHVLGYVGEIPEELLKAWRGKGYRVGDRVGRSGVEKTLEPYLRGRDGGIQVEVDAKGRHLGVLQEVSFEPGADVVLTLDMRLQEVAEEALGDRTGAVVAGDPKTGAILAMVSHPSFDPNLFSEGISAETWKSLTESRDHPLTNRALMAQYPPGSTYKIVTAVAALEEGIITKDTPIYCPGHYTVGNRDYRCMKKEGHGWIRFREALIQSCDVYFYHLGHLLGVDRLARYAKGFGLGSPTGFDPDQEKPGLIPTSAWKKKRFGTPWHAGETVVAAIGQGYDLVTPIQQFVMISAVANGGEVMIPQIVERVVGPDGRVLASLEPRSQGRVPASSSTLRLLKEALRGVVQDPRGTGQRAKVPGVDVAGKTGTAQVVRMSERMRERKVAVPYRHRDHAWFVCFAPVEEPKIAVVVVVEHGGLGGMEAAPIAQRVIQAFLDMKRSGDGRGSS
- a CDS encoding ABC transporter ATP-binding protein codes for the protein MLKVKNIETYYGPILAIRGVSMEVREAQIAAILGPNGAGKTTILKTIMGLLEDQPDKGTIEFAGKRIDGKDAERIVRMGISYVPEGREVFPELSVDENLRMGAYSRTDRAQIKEDYQRVLHHFPILASRRTQWAGTLSGGEQQMLAIGRALMARPKLLMLDEPSLGLSPILVREIFRIIQELNQEGITILLVEQNARMALRIAHFGFVLENGRIVLANTPDVLMQDQDVREFYLGIRSEQSAKGYQRWKRKKRWR
- a CDS encoding rod shape-determining protein, which encodes MLDFIFGLFSNDMAIDLGTANTKVYVKGKGIVLIEPSVVAVRRDVRGVRRVVAVGEEAKKMLGRTPEEIEAIRPMKDGVIADFEVTEIMLRHFITKVHNRSSLVRPRIIICVPSGCTQVEKRAVRESAQSAGAREVYVIEEPIAAAIGAGLPITEPTCNMIVDMGGGTTEVAVISLSGIVFARSVRVAGDKMDQAIIQYIKRKYNLLIGESTSEAIKMTIASAYPLEQETTIEVKGRDLVAGIPKTLTIGSEEIRMAIAEPLNAIVETVKVVLEQTPPELAADIVDRGIVLTGGGAQLKNLDVLLREETELPVTVADNPLTTVVLGSGKALDDLRLYREVLSRE